One part of the Odontesthes bonariensis isolate fOdoBon6 chromosome 15, fOdoBon6.hap1, whole genome shotgun sequence genome encodes these proteins:
- the LOC142400071 gene encoding Fc receptor-like protein 3 produces the protein MNLTLVSSLLGAAAFILHVATLEELSQAAVSVWPPGSKIYLGECVILQCRVTSNSTFAWTYRWYKDKPHTAPTPCPRHLVSGDSYSITVVTTKDVGSYWCKAEQRESNATVTALPVMLNVSVRPPPSLTLNPSSRLLFQGEHFTVRCPASRTKTKGWRLMYFSPRHPNRITVNEMQLCSSLGGAVGNKSDMCVLTAASKNSGLYWCEDAEGRTSAVSVTVSNGSIILKTPALPVYEGDKVVLYCQYRTDYHNEAIFFKNGAVIGTFNSSSSNKVIDLTIMNVTLKYEGFYKCASKDRKLESPESWLSMTTDRGIRSATEPGPSKGNWKWIVVSFGIVLLLLIPLTVWLVKHNSYRMISTRSCCPIPKEDVPAVPLPETKQDATEVQWDLSWMEMSNLLDKQLYHST, from the exons ATGAACTTAACCCTCGTTTCCTCACTGCTGG GTGCAGCTGCTTTTATTCTCCACGTTGCTACACTTGAAG AGCTTTCGCAGGCCGCTGTGTCCGTGTGGCCTCCAGGGTCAAAAATCTACCTCGGTGAGTGCGTGATTCTGCAGTGCAGAGTGACCTCGAACTCCACTTTTGCCTGGACGTACCGATGGTACAAGGACAAACCGCATACTGCTCCAACCCCGTGCCCCAGGCACCTGGTCTCAGGTGATAGCTACTCCATCACGGTAGTAACAACGAAGGACGTGGGCAGCTACTGGTGCAAAGCAGAGCAAAGGGAGAGTAACGCCACCGTTACTGCGCTGCCGGTCATGCTCAATGTGTCAG TGCGCCCCCCTCCCTCACTGACTCTGAACCCCAGCAGCAGACTGCTCTTCCAAGGGGAGCATTTCACGGTGCGGTGTCCCGCGTCCCGGACCAAGACAAAAGGCTGGAGGCTGATGTATTTCTCTCCACGCCATCCGAACAGGATCACAGTCAATGAAATGCAGCTTTGTTCATCACTAGGAGGTGCTGTTGGAAACAAGTCTGACATGTGTGTCTTGACTGCTGCCAGTAAGAACAGCGGATTGTACTGGTGTGAAGACGCCGAGGGCCGCACCAGCGCAGTCAGCGTCACAGTAAGCA ATGGCAGCATCATCTTGAAGACTCCAGCCCTCCCTGTATACGAGGGTGATAAAGTCGTCTTGTATTGTCAGTACAGGACAGACTATCACAACGAAGCAATCTTCTTTAAAAATGGAGCAGTAATTGGCACTTTCAATTCTTCCAGTTCAAATAAAGTCATAGATCTGACTATTATGAATGTGACACTGAAATATGAAGGCTTTTACAAGTGTGCAtccaaggacagaaagctggagagcccAGAAAGCTGGTTGTCAATGACAACTGACCGAG GCATCAGATCAGCAACTGAACCAGGGCCCTCCAAAG GTAACTGGAAATGGATCGTCGTGTCCTTCGGCATTGTGCTTCTCCTCCTGATTCCTCTCACGGTTTGGCTCGTTAAGCACAACAG CTATCGAATGATTTCCACTCGGAGCTGCTGTCCAATTCCTAAAGAGGACGTACCAGCAGTTCCGCTTCCTGAGACCAAGCAAGATGCGACAGAAGTGCAGTGGGACCTGTCCTGGATGGAGATGTCCAATCTGTTGGATAAGCAGTTATATCACAGCACTTAG